One segment of Engraulis encrasicolus isolate BLACKSEA-1 chromosome 7, IST_EnEncr_1.0, whole genome shotgun sequence DNA contains the following:
- the LOC134452910 gene encoding transgelin-3-like: MANKGPAYGLSREVQSKIDKKYDAELEERLVAWIRAQCGEEVGAPEEGKTGFQNWLKDGCVLSHLINSLYGANPKPIKKVASSGMAFKQMEQISQFLGAAERYGVTKTDMFQTVDLWEGKDLAAVQRTLMALGSLAVTKDDGCYQGDPSWFHKKSQENRRDFSDEQLKEGQSVIGLQMGTNKGASQAGMTGYGRPRQIL; this comes from the exons ATGGCAAACAAGGGTCCCGCGTACGGCCTGAGCCGCGAGGTGCAGAGCAAGATCGACAAGAAGTACGACGCCGAGCTGGAGGAGCGGCTCGTGGCCTGGATCCGGGCCCAGTGCGGCGAGGAGGTGGGCGCGCCCGAGGAGGGCAAGACAGGCTTCCAGAACTGGCTCAAGGACGGATGT GTGCTGAGCCACCTCATCAACAGCCTGTACGGCGCCAACCCTAAGCCCATCAAGAAGGTGGCCAGCTCGGGCATGGCCTTCAAGCAGATGGAGCAGATCTCCCAGTTCCTCGGGGCGGCCGAGCGCTACGGCGTCACCAAGACCGACATGTTCCAGACCGTCGACCTCTGGGAGG GTAAGGACTTGGCGGCAGTACAGAGGACACTCATGGCTCTCGGGAGTTTGGCTGTTACCAAGGACGATGGCTGTTACCAAGGCGACCCTTCCTGGTTCCACAA GAAATCTCAGGAGAACAGGAGGGACTTCTCAGACGAGCAGCTGAAGGAGGGCCAGAGCGTCATCGGCCTTCAGATGGGCACCAACAAGGGGGCGTCGCAAGCTGGCATGACAGGCTACGGCCGGCCCAGGCAGATCCTGTAA